Within Dysgonomonas mossii, the genomic segment TATCTGAAAGGCGATGCAGAGAAAGCCGGAATTACCATCCCTCTTGCGCATCCTATAGAAGATGAAAACAAGAACGAAAAGGAAGATACGAAGAAATAAAAATAAATAAAGACCATTCTTAAATCATAGAATGGTCTTTATTTTTTAATCTATTATTCTAAAAAAGAAGCCCTGTGCTTTATATACATAAGGGCTGCTTAGCAACTATAATAAAAAACACTAGATTTTAGCTCACGCTAAAGTTATTTCTTTATCCAAGTATACATCTTGTATTGTATTTATCAATTCAATACCTTCTTTCATTGGACGCTGAAAAGCTTTACGACCACAAATTAAGCCCATACCCCCTGCTCGCTTATTAACTACTGCTGTATAGACTGCATCTTTAAGGTCTGACGCTCCATGCGATTCACCACCGGAGTTAATTAGACCAACGCGTCCCATGTAGCCATTTATAACTTGATAACGGCATAAATCGATAGGATGATCGCTAGACAACTCGGTATACATACGTTCGTCCCACTTCGCAAAGTTAATGGCTTTGAATCCACCGTTATTCGTTGGAAGTTTTTGCTTAACGATATCTGCTTTTATCGTAACTCCTATATGGTTAGCCTGAGATGATAAATCTGCAGCACTGTGATAATCAACACCATCTTTCTTGAAAGAGCTATTTCTAAGATAGCACCAAAGGATGGTTGCCATACCCAATTCGTGTGCATACTCAAAGGCTTTAGAAATATCTACTATTTGTCTGCGGCTTTCTTCCGAACCAAAGTATATTGTCGCGCCTACAGCTGTAGCTCCCATATTCCATGCTTCTTTTATCGTACCAAAAAGCACTTGGTCGTATGTATTGGGATATGTTAGCAGTTCATTATGATTAATTTTTACCACAAACGGTATTTTATGCGCATATTTTCGGGCTACTGACCCTAATACTCCATAGGTAGAAGCCACAGCACTACATCCCGATTCTATAGCAAGTTTTACTATATTCTCCGAATCAAAATAAATAGGATTTGGAGCAAATGAAGCCCCTGCCGTATGTTCAATATCCTGATCTACCGGCAAAATAGACAAATAACCCGTATTAGCAAGCCTGCCATGACTGAATAGTCTTTGCAAACTGTTTAATGTAGGAATGTTACGATCCGAATCTATCCAAACATTATCTATCGCATTTGGACTTGGCGCATGTATAAGAGATTTGTCAACTGTCTTGCTTACATGCCCAAGAAGAAACTCACTTTGATCGCCTAAAATGTTTATAATTTTTGAATTAGCCATAATATATAAGTTTTGTATTTAGATTATGAATAATCAATCATGTTACTTTATATAGAACAACCCGATTGAGATTATGTTTAAAAATGCGACACATATGTATACCGTATCAAAAGATTATTTAACATACATAAACCATATCTACCTTATCATATTAACTAAAAACTTAAATTTAATCTTTATCTTTGTTTGTTTCGTATCAAGAAACACTCTCTTTTTGTATTAATTTAACCATATATAAAACATTATGCTACATGAATTTACGCTTTCCAGAGGAAGAGCAATGATCAATTTTACATTAAAATATTGCGACACAAAGCAAAAACTTCTTAATAGCTATGGTTTTCGACGAGTAGTTGATTCTTTTATAAAACAATTTCTTAAGAAAGAAGAGGTTGTGATTTTCGATTATTATATTGAACATTTTGGCTCAGAAGACAATCTTGTAGATGCTTTTATCGAAGTATTTAAACTACTTACTGTATTTGAAATTGAAGAAGTTGTAGCTGTGGATAACAAGTATTCAAAATTCTTTGAAGATAAAGACTTATTTATAGAAGTTACAGAATTGCTTTTTGAATATTGGAAAAGACTTGAGAGATATACAATCGTAAGAAATAACAGGCTGGGTGAAGGTCTGCAAAATGTTCGTTT encodes:
- a CDS encoding class I fructose-bisphosphate aldolase; the encoded protein is MANSKIINILGDQSEFLLGHVSKTVDKSLIHAPSPNAIDNVWIDSDRNIPTLNSLQRLFSHGRLANTGYLSILPVDQDIEHTAGASFAPNPIYFDSENIVKLAIESGCSAVASTYGVLGSVARKYAHKIPFVVKINHNELLTYPNTYDQVLFGTIKEAWNMGATAVGATIYFGSEESRRQIVDISKAFEYAHELGMATILWCYLRNSSFKKDGVDYHSAADLSSQANHIGVTIKADIVKQKLPTNNGGFKAINFAKWDERMYTELSSDHPIDLCRYQVINGYMGRVGLINSGGESHGASDLKDAVYTAVVNKRAGGMGLICGRKAFQRPMKEGIELINTIQDVYLDKEITLA